The proteins below come from a single uncultured Dethiosulfovibrio sp. genomic window:
- a CDS encoding NADH-quinone oxidoreductase subunit K, giving the protein MIQFLVALLLLVNLNMFATSRVDSLIRSVGVQGLLMVCLVALYPEGGFSWGGWFFLAVTGFIKALVLPAVMFKALKSVGIRRELEPIIGYRKSLFIGLIAVGFSLWASVKLPLPSCVREPVLTVALLSMIAGLFLVVSRKKAISQAIGYLVMENGIYVLGPALAIHNPLIVEAGVLLDLFVGVFVMGVIILHIRREFNHIDVDRLSELKD; this is encoded by the coding sequence ATGATTCAGTTTCTGGTAGCCCTGCTTTTGCTGGTGAACTTGAATATGTTCGCCACCTCCAGAGTCGACAGCCTTATAAGGTCCGTCGGAGTACAGGGCCTGTTGATGGTCTGTCTGGTGGCACTCTATCCTGAGGGCGGTTTTTCGTGGGGAGGGTGGTTTTTCCTGGCGGTGACGGGCTTTATAAAGGCTCTGGTTCTCCCTGCTGTGATGTTCAAGGCACTTAAGTCGGTCGGTATAAGGAGGGAGCTTGAGCCTATAATAGGCTACAGGAAGTCGCTGTTTATCGGTCTTATCGCCGTAGGTTTTTCCCTTTGGGCCTCGGTGAAGCTCCCCCTCCCGTCCTGCGTACGAGAGCCGGTCCTCACGGTGGCCCTTCTGTCGATGATAGCAGGGCTGTTTCTTGTCGTTTCGAGGAAAAAAGCAATATCCCAGGCCATAGGTTATCTGGTCATGGAGAATGGAATCTACGTGTTAGGTCCTGCCTTGGCCATCCATAACCCTCTTATAGTGGAGGCAGGGGTGCTTCTGGACCTGTTCGTCGGGGTTTTCGTAATGGGAGTAATTATCCTCCATATAAGGCGGGAGTTTAACCACATCGACGTGGATAGACTGTCCGAGCTGAAGGACTGA
- a CDS encoding NADH-quinone oxidoreductase subunit H, with product MVGELFFSILAVVMALVGAPFLRTVVNRTKSAMAGRQGPPLLLPYHSLLRLLSKGAVYGDGTTWVFRAGPVISLAANFGALCLVPFAGRASLIHFDGDIILMAYLLGVGRYFTVLAAMDTGSSFEGMGANREAFFSALTEPSLLLGVAGLGAITGSLSLSGVYGGIRGSVFLGANLPAMIFILAAFVIVYLTENSRIPVDDPTTHLELTMIHEVMVLDHCGVDLAFIEYGGALKLWIMGLLITGLVYPGGSGSLFLDVALSLLCLLGLQVALGLVESSMARLKMGRIPQFLAIGFVMSTLWIMWVVR from the coding sequence ATGGTAGGGGAGTTATTCTTTTCGATCTTGGCGGTGGTGATGGCCTTGGTGGGAGCCCCTTTTCTGAGGACCGTCGTAAACAGGACCAAGTCGGCGATGGCCGGAAGGCAGGGACCTCCTCTCCTCCTTCCCTATCACTCCTTACTCAGGCTTCTGTCCAAAGGGGCGGTGTACGGAGACGGCACTACATGGGTCTTCAGGGCTGGTCCGGTGATCTCTCTGGCCGCGAATTTTGGGGCCCTTTGTCTGGTTCCCTTTGCCGGTAGAGCCTCCTTGATCCACTTCGATGGTGACATAATCCTAATGGCTTATTTGCTTGGGGTGGGGCGATACTTCACCGTCCTGGCCGCCATGGACACAGGGTCCAGCTTTGAAGGCATGGGAGCTAACAGGGAGGCCTTTTTCTCCGCCCTGACCGAGCCGTCGTTGCTCTTAGGCGTAGCGGGCTTAGGGGCCATAACCGGATCTCTGTCTCTAAGCGGCGTATACGGCGGCATCAGGGGATCCGTTTTTCTGGGGGCCAATTTGCCCGCCATGATCTTTATCCTAGCGGCTTTCGTGATCGTCTACCTCACCGAGAACTCCCGTATCCCTGTGGACGATCCCACTACCCACCTGGAGCTGACCATGATACACGAGGTGATGGTGCTGGACCACTGCGGCGTGGATCTGGCTTTTATAGAGTATGGTGGAGCTCTGAAGCTGTGGATCATGGGCCTTCTGATCACCGGTTTGGTCTATCCCGGAGGGAGTGGTTCTCTGTTTCTCGATGTAGCTCTGTCGCTGCTCTGCCTTTTGGGATTGCAGGTCGCCTTAGGGCTGGTGGAGTCCTCTATGGCTCGCCTTAAGATGGGCCGAATCCCCCAGTTTTTGGCGATAGGCTTCGTTATGTCCACTCTGTGGATTATGTGGGTCGTGAGGTGA
- a CDS encoding proton-conducting transporter membrane subunit, with protein sequence MLLGSVALYFLSALGALCFGRRAPGGWIVPVSTVLSSAMVALPLLSVLLRGAIVDFYVPWAIPVGSFHLRMDGLSAWFVLILSLVSPAVAFYGRGYLRDRGETSGGSWMGFCLQILSGGIFMVLISYDGILFLLSWEIMSMSAFFLVMCDHHKEDSRRAGWVYLIATHLGTAFLFFLFFLLGGKSGSFDFSSFGGLAGVADWAFALAVIGFGAKAGFFGLHLWLPEAHPAAPSHGSAMMSGVMVKTGIYGVLRVMTMAEIWPQWWGWTLLTLGVLSGIGGVLHSVVQRDLKRLLAFCTVENIGIVLIGLGIGVLGVGYDRSIATIALSGALLHCLNHSIFKAGLFMAAGSVIKATGTGDMNLLGGLYRTMPKSGLAFLPLCLSVCGLPPFNGFVGEFLIYKASYWTVVPQELSSVGLRIGGFVAISSLALIGGMAAMAFLKAYSTVFSGQARSDLGYTEDPGPFMTVPMLSLAAFCLALGLCGSLSILLAGSVASLIHPTGLSQSSLMSVIRISKVYLNVAVLSIGLLGLVFGLYRLRARLQKGRSVSYGPVWGCGYSYPSPRMQYTGSSFSQPVLVAFSSFLRSHIGGSWPEGYFPGPSSFWTESTGVFQRYFYEPTFGTVMKVVQEIKKLHSGGTHLYVFYVFAALVVVLTWSLLW encoded by the coding sequence TTGTTGTTAGGATCTGTTGCCCTGTACTTTTTGTCCGCCTTAGGGGCTTTATGCTTTGGAAGGCGGGCTCCTGGAGGTTGGATAGTGCCTGTTTCCACGGTTTTATCCTCCGCGATGGTCGCCCTGCCTCTGCTGTCGGTGCTCTTAAGAGGGGCTATCGTCGACTTTTATGTTCCCTGGGCGATACCTGTGGGTTCCTTTCATCTCCGTATGGACGGTCTGTCCGCTTGGTTCGTCCTGATCCTCTCTCTGGTATCGCCCGCTGTGGCCTTTTACGGCAGAGGATATCTGAGGGACAGAGGTGAGACCTCCGGCGGTTCCTGGATGGGCTTTTGCCTCCAGATCCTCTCCGGCGGTATTTTCATGGTGTTGATATCTTACGATGGGATCCTCTTCCTTCTCTCCTGGGAGATAATGTCTATGTCGGCGTTTTTTCTGGTTATGTGCGACCACCATAAAGAGGATAGCCGGAGGGCCGGTTGGGTCTATCTTATAGCTACTCATCTAGGGACCGCTTTTCTGTTTTTTCTGTTCTTCCTCCTCGGAGGTAAATCGGGGTCCTTCGATTTCAGTTCCTTCGGCGGCCTGGCTGGAGTGGCCGACTGGGCCTTCGCTCTGGCGGTGATAGGCTTTGGAGCTAAGGCCGGTTTCTTCGGGCTACATCTCTGGCTTCCTGAGGCCCATCCCGCTGCTCCCTCCCACGGATCCGCAATGATGAGCGGCGTTATGGTCAAGACGGGGATATACGGTGTCCTCAGGGTTATGACTATGGCGGAGATATGGCCCCAGTGGTGGGGCTGGACTTTGTTGACCTTAGGGGTTCTATCCGGCATAGGCGGGGTTCTCCATTCGGTGGTCCAGAGGGACCTGAAGAGGCTGCTGGCTTTCTGTACCGTGGAGAATATAGGCATAGTCCTGATCGGTCTGGGAATCGGGGTCCTCGGAGTGGGGTACGATCGATCTATAGCCACTATAGCCCTGTCCGGGGCGTTGCTCCACTGCCTCAACCACTCTATCTTCAAGGCCGGTCTCTTTATGGCCGCAGGGTCGGTGATAAAGGCCACCGGAACAGGGGACATGAACCTCCTCGGAGGGCTCTACAGGACCATGCCGAAGTCGGGCCTGGCCTTTCTCCCCCTATGTCTCTCCGTTTGTGGCCTGCCTCCTTTTAATGGTTTCGTCGGTGAGTTCCTGATATACAAGGCGTCCTACTGGACGGTGGTGCCTCAGGAGCTTTCATCAGTGGGCCTGAGGATAGGCGGTTTCGTCGCTATTTCCTCTTTGGCCCTCATAGGAGGGATGGCCGCCATGGCATTCCTGAAGGCCTATAGCACGGTTTTCTCCGGCCAGGCCCGGTCCGATCTGGGCTATACGGAGGATCCAGGGCCTTTCATGACCGTGCCTATGCTATCTCTTGCGGCTTTCTGTCTCGCCCTGGGACTTTGCGGCTCTCTCTCCATCCTCCTGGCCGGGTCGGTAGCGTCGTTGATCCATCCTACAGGCTTATCCCAAAGCAGCCTGATGTCGGTCATAAGGATCTCCAAGGTGTATCTGAACGTGGCGGTGCTCTCTATAGGGTTGCTAGGTTTGGTCTTTGGACTATACAGGCTCAGGGCGAGGCTTCAGAAAGGTAGGTCTGTGTCATACGGCCCTGTGTGGGGGTGTGGCTATAGCTATCCCTCCCCTAGGATGCAGTACACCGGTTCGTCCTTTTCTCAGCCTGTGTTGGTCGCTTTTAGCTCTTTTTTACGCTCTCATATCGGTGGGTCATGGCCGGAGGGCTATTTCCCCGGCCCCTCCAGCTTTTGGACCGAGAGCACCGGGGTTTTTCAGCGATATTTTTACGAGCCTACGTTTGGGACGGTGATGAAGGTGGTTCAGGAAATTAAAAAGCTCCACAGCGGTGGAACCCACCTGTACGTGTTTTACGTCTTTGCGGCCTTAGTGGTCGTTCTCACCTGGAGCCTGCTATGGTAG
- a CDS encoding GNAT family N-acetyltransferase: MILVDIDFCDEVRAREIAAIDFLSQPAPWPLEAILKDMRERQGEIVYLGAFYKSAMVGFVALEPRGEELWVLQLSVDPERRRWGVGSQLVGAASVFADERGCSRIFLSVRASNRGALDFYRALGFRQREVLVNYYSNGEDGIRMFLELW; this comes from the coding sequence GTGATACTGGTGGATATAGATTTCTGCGATGAGGTAAGGGCCAGGGAGATCGCGGCGATAGACTTTCTCTCCCAGCCCGCCCCCTGGCCTTTGGAGGCTATATTGAAGGACATGAGGGAACGACAGGGGGAGATCGTCTATCTCGGGGCTTTCTACAAAAGTGCGATGGTCGGATTTGTCGCTTTAGAGCCTAGAGGAGAGGAGCTGTGGGTGTTGCAGCTTTCAGTGGACCCCGAAAGGCGCAGATGGGGCGTAGGAAGTCAGCTTGTGGGGGCGGCATCGGTATTCGCTGACGAGAGGGGATGTTCTCGGATATTCCTGTCCGTAAGGGCCTCTAACCGAGGGGCTTTGGATTTCTATCGAGCCTTAGGGTTCAGGCAGAGAGAGGTTTTGGTCAATTATTATTCAAACGGAGAGGACGGAATAAGGATGTTTTTAGAGCTTTGGTAG
- a CDS encoding adenylosuccinate synthase, protein MKGKVEAIIGAQWGDEGKGRIVDSLGDRVEVFARYQGGANAGHTVIVNGEKHVFHLLPSGMLYSGKTCVIGNGVVIDPEQLLKELSDLQAEGKDRSRLVISGSAHVVMPYHKKLDQAQEASRPQGTKIGTTGRGIGPCYVDKYNRCGIRVEDLLDTQALREKLQSNLDEKNLLFTRIYDESPVSFDEVYRQAISWGEALAPYVDDVSLVIHKALEKGQTVLFEGAQGTLLDIDHGTYPMVTSSSPTSAGGCVGLGVAPQYISRVFGVVKAYLTRVGEGPFPTEDKGEMGQRLRDAGGEYGATTGRPRKCGWLDMVALKYAVRINGMTHMTLTKLDVLTGLDEIKVCVAYKVDGKETEDFSGNISFLEKVKPVYRVFPGWKEDISSARAFEELPEAARNYVSYIEEETGVPAALIGVGPARDEMILRGI, encoded by the coding sequence TTGAAGGGAAAAGTTGAAGCCATCATAGGTGCCCAGTGGGGCGACGAGGGCAAGGGAAGGATCGTCGACTCCCTTGGAGATAGAGTCGAAGTTTTCGCCCGGTACCAAGGGGGAGCTAACGCTGGCCATACGGTGATAGTGAACGGTGAAAAACACGTATTTCACCTTCTTCCATCCGGGATGCTCTACTCCGGCAAGACCTGTGTGATAGGAAACGGTGTTGTCATAGATCCAGAGCAGCTTCTCAAAGAGCTGTCGGATCTCCAGGCGGAGGGGAAGGACCGCTCTCGTCTGGTCATAAGCGGTTCGGCCCACGTAGTTATGCCTTATCACAAAAAGCTGGATCAGGCTCAGGAGGCCTCTAGACCTCAGGGGACCAAGATCGGAACCACAGGTAGAGGTATCGGCCCCTGTTACGTGGATAAATATAACCGATGTGGCATAAGGGTGGAGGATCTCCTCGATACCCAGGCCCTCAGGGAGAAGCTTCAGAGCAATCTGGACGAGAAAAACCTCCTGTTTACCAGAATCTACGACGAAAGCCCCGTCTCTTTCGACGAGGTTTACCGTCAGGCCATCTCCTGGGGAGAGGCCCTGGCCCCTTACGTTGACGATGTTTCTTTGGTCATACACAAGGCCCTCGAGAAGGGACAGACCGTCCTTTTCGAGGGAGCCCAAGGAACCCTTCTGGATATAGATCACGGGACCTACCCGATGGTGACCAGCTCCAGCCCGACTTCCGCCGGAGGCTGTGTTGGACTAGGGGTAGCCCCTCAGTACATCAGCCGGGTCTTCGGGGTCGTCAAGGCCTATCTGACCAGGGTAGGGGAAGGACCCTTCCCTACGGAGGATAAAGGCGAGATGGGGCAGAGGCTCAGGGACGCCGGAGGCGAGTACGGAGCGACCACAGGACGGCCTAGAAAGTGCGGATGGCTCGATATGGTGGCCCTCAAGTATGCCGTAAGGATAAACGGCATGACCCACATGACCTTGACCAAGCTGGACGTTCTTACCGGCCTTGACGAGATAAAAGTCTGCGTAGCCTACAAAGTGGACGGCAAGGAGACCGAGGATTTCTCCGGCAATATCTCCTTTCTCGAGAAGGTGAAGCCGGTCTACAGGGTCTTTCCCGGCTGGAAGGAGGATATCTCCTCCGCTAGGGCCTTTGAGGAGCTTCCTGAGGCTGCCAGAAATTACGTTTCCTACATAGAGGAGGAGACCGGTGTCCCGGCAGCCCTCATCGGTGTAGGTCCCGCCAGGGACGAGATGATCCTCAGAGGTATCTAA
- a CDS encoding S41 family peptidase, giving the protein MRKFRDLLVGVLIGAGVVTGIVAAQAGGLKDIDRVAPFDLDSLWLMKQARAIIEAYQVDADSDDVTEKDLLYGAVDGMVSAWGDPYTRFVDPERLEQEQTDLRGKYGGLGIYIGQRDGAILVISPIEGTPAEKADLKPQDQIVKIGDEVVIGWDLHQVVENLRGEPGTPVTIWIRREGEQDLLKKDMVREEIKLESVRYEMLSDDIGYVRLSQFKDTSPSDVGKAVIDLKTQGATGLILDLRNNGGGLLNAAVEISDMFLDGGLVVGTKGRVDRANEELFATPGVLTDLPLVVLINEGSASASEIVAGAVRDRDRALLVGRKSFGKGSVQTLFNLMDGSALYVTIARYHTPNGTIIDHLGISPDLDVKGEWSRERDKDVQLKGAQRLMTAIKEGKVVLPLSGDLSFLVVSEDRES; this is encoded by the coding sequence TTGAGAAAATTTAGGGATTTGCTGGTAGGGGTTCTCATAGGCGCCGGTGTGGTCACCGGCATAGTCGCCGCCCAGGCAGGAGGTCTTAAGGATATAGATAGAGTCGCTCCTTTCGACCTGGACTCTCTCTGGTTGATGAAACAGGCCAGAGCCATTATAGAGGCCTACCAGGTGGACGCCGACAGCGACGATGTGACGGAAAAGGATCTGCTGTACGGTGCGGTGGATGGAATGGTGTCCGCCTGGGGCGATCCCTATACCCGTTTTGTGGATCCTGAGAGGCTCGAGCAGGAGCAGACCGATCTGAGGGGAAAATACGGCGGTCTCGGGATATACATAGGCCAGAGGGACGGGGCTATACTAGTGATAAGCCCTATAGAGGGAACCCCTGCGGAGAAGGCGGACCTCAAGCCTCAGGACCAGATCGTCAAAATCGGCGATGAGGTGGTTATCGGCTGGGATCTCCATCAGGTCGTCGAAAACCTGAGGGGAGAGCCAGGGACCCCGGTCACCATATGGATAAGGCGGGAAGGGGAGCAGGATCTCCTCAAAAAGGATATGGTTCGGGAGGAGATAAAGCTCGAGTCCGTCCGTTACGAGATGTTAAGCGACGATATAGGGTACGTAAGGCTCTCCCAGTTTAAAGACACCAGCCCCTCCGACGTCGGTAAGGCTGTTATCGATCTCAAAACCCAGGGAGCCACAGGACTCATCCTTGACCTGAGAAACAACGGTGGAGGACTTCTAAACGCCGCCGTCGAGATATCCGATATGTTTCTCGACGGCGGCCTGGTGGTGGGAACGAAGGGTCGGGTCGATCGGGCCAACGAGGAGCTTTTTGCCACTCCTGGGGTGCTCACCGACCTGCCTCTGGTGGTCCTCATAAACGAGGGTAGCGCCAGCGCATCGGAGATAGTCGCCGGTGCGGTCAGGGATAGGGATAGGGCCCTTCTTGTGGGGAGGAAATCCTTCGGAAAGGGGTCGGTCCAGACTCTGTTCAACCTGATGGATGGATCCGCCCTCTACGTGACCATCGCGAGATATCACACCCCTAACGGTACAATAATAGACCATTTAGGGATATCCCCCGATCTGGACGTAAAGGGAGAGTGGTCCAGGGAGAGGGACAAAGACGTCCAGCTCAAAGGTGCCCAGAGGCTTATGACCGCCATCAAAGAGGGGAAGGTAGTTCTTCCTCTGTCCGGTGACCTATCCTTCCTGGTGGTTTCGGAGGATCGTGAATCCTAG
- a CDS encoding peptidoglycan DD-metalloendopeptidase family protein, with amino-acid sequence MIKRLSLLALFVLLSLFAGSSWAETPEDLDRKIKEEQRRMEILDRQARRQEELLKASKVREASYLQELSKFDQQRKAAEQSISLLELQRRKVLGEISAMEKDIARLEKEIERIKAFLSERLVTIYKFGGTAELNLLLSSQNVSDAMNTGYLLKRLANQDEELIGSAERETAQVRTLIAGLAAREKDLQNKKRQMANQKKKLEQAVAERNGLLKKLRDNQDAYRQSLKEAEQDQREIQAKIQAYIKAKEELARAKKPETPQVAPLPKHGGKFQWPVRGKISSRFGTRVHPVFKTKTVHTGIDISAPNGTPVKAAGAGDVLYAGWLRGYGQIIILDNGGGYSTVYAHLSRIIATEGQRVAAGQHIGNVGDTGVTTGAHLHFEVRVKGDAKDPLRYLGR; translated from the coding sequence TTGATTAAGAGACTTTCTCTTTTAGCGTTATTCGTCCTTTTGTCCCTTTTCGCCGGATCTTCCTGGGCGGAGACTCCAGAGGATCTGGACCGTAAGATAAAGGAAGAGCAGAGGCGTATGGAGATCCTGGACCGTCAGGCCAGGAGGCAAGAGGAACTTTTAAAGGCATCTAAGGTCAGAGAGGCCAGCTATCTTCAGGAGCTTTCCAAGTTCGACCAACAACGTAAGGCGGCGGAGCAGAGCATATCCCTCCTGGAGCTTCAGAGACGGAAGGTCCTCGGGGAGATTTCCGCTATGGAGAAGGATATTGCCAGGCTGGAGAAGGAGATCGAGAGGATAAAGGCTTTTCTCTCCGAAAGGCTTGTGACCATATACAAGTTTGGAGGGACCGCTGAGCTGAATCTACTTCTATCCTCCCAGAACGTCTCCGACGCCATGAACACCGGATATCTGCTGAAAAGGCTGGCGAACCAGGACGAGGAGCTCATAGGCTCTGCGGAGAGGGAGACCGCCCAGGTCAGGACCTTGATAGCCGGTCTGGCCGCCAGGGAGAAGGACCTCCAGAACAAAAAGCGTCAGATGGCCAACCAGAAAAAGAAGCTGGAACAGGCGGTAGCGGAGAGAAACGGCTTGCTCAAAAAACTGAGAGATAACCAGGATGCCTATCGCCAGAGCCTCAAGGAGGCGGAGCAGGACCAGCGGGAAATCCAGGCCAAAATCCAGGCTTACATAAAGGCCAAAGAGGAGCTTGCGAGGGCTAAAAAGCCCGAAACTCCTCAGGTCGCCCCTCTTCCTAAACATGGCGGTAAATTTCAGTGGCCCGTCAGAGGTAAAATAAGCAGCCGCTTTGGGACGAGGGTCCATCCGGTGTTTAAGACCAAGACCGTTCATACGGGAATAGATATATCCGCTCCCAACGGAACTCCAGTCAAGGCGGCGGGAGCGGGAGACGTCCTTTACGCTGGATGGCTCAGAGGATACGGCCAGATTATTATTTTGGATAACGGAGGGGGATATTCTACGGTGTACGCCCATCTCAGTCGTATAATAGCTACCGAGGGCCAGAGGGTCGCCGCTGGTCAGCATATAGGAAACGTAGGGGATACTGGGGTTACCACCGGCGCTCACCTCCATTTTGAGGTCAGGGTAAAGGGAGATGCCAAGGATCCTCTCAGATATTTAGGTAGATAA